From Micromonospora echinospora:
CCGGGCCGGCAGCGAGGACAAGGTGGCCGCGCTCGACGCGGGCGCCGACGACTACGTCACCAAGCCGTTCGGGGTCGACGAGCTGCTCGCCCGCATCCGCGCGGTGACCCGGCGGCTCGCGCCCGCCACGCCCGCCGTGCCCGCGCTGCGGATCGGCCGCAACACCGTCGACCTGGCCGACCGGACCGTCACCCGGGACGACGGCGTCGAGGTCAAGCTCACCCCCACCCAGTGGGCCATGCTGGAGAAGCTGCTGCGCAACCCGGGCAAGCTGGTCAGCCAGCGTCAGCTGCTGCACGACGTGTGGGGGCCGGAGTACCACCAGGAGACGAACTACCTGCGGCAGTACATGGCCCAGTTGCGGCGCAAGCTGGAGGACGACCCGGCCCGGCCCCGGCACCTGATCACCGAGCCCGGGATGGGCTACCGCTACCGCCCCTGACGTTTGCGACCGCGTCCGCGGGGGACTCGGCGAGCCGGTCGGGCAGCGGGGGAGGGGCATGGCGGGAAACCGGTCCTCGGAGGGGTTCGGCCGGCGGCTGGACGAGCACGCCATCGACGCCGGCGCGGCGGAGCCGGAGCGCCCCGACGG
This genomic window contains:
- a CDS encoding response regulator; this translates as MTRILVVDDEPQILRALRINLRARGYDVEVADSGAAALKAAAGHPPDLVVLDLGLPDLDGTEVIRGLRGWTGVPIIVLSGRAGSEDKVAALDAGADDYVTKPFGVDELLARIRAVTRRLAPATPAVPALRIGRNTVDLADRTVTRDDGVEVKLTPTQWAMLEKLLRNPGKLVSQRQLLHDVWGPEYHQETNYLRQYMAQLRRKLEDDPARPRHLITEPGMGYRYRP